Within Eublepharis macularius isolate TG4126 chromosome 19, MPM_Emac_v1.0, whole genome shotgun sequence, the genomic segment TTTCATTCCCATGCTAAAATTCTTCTTTATGTGCCCCTGTCTTGAGCAATTATGTCACTTAATGACCGAGTGTCATACGTGTTTAAAACTATGGAGCCCTGTCAGGGGCTGAATAATTTTCATGTCAGCCTCTTCTAAAAGGTCAAGGGTCATTTTATTTTAAGATTAGCAACAAAGCTTATCttaaaataaaatgggggaaaatacaacaggctctaaaaAACTAATTTGGTGGGCCCCTGCTGCGGGCCCTTGTGAGGGCGGTGCCACAGTGCCAGGTCTCTCCACTGCCTCCATGGCCCACATCGGGTGGCTCCAAAGGCTGGAAATGCTGCTGAGGGTGGCAaaggccctggagcactcctgcatccctcagtggcctgatttggccccaatttGGGCAACTGTGGTGCCGGGAGCATTGTGGGGGGGGAAGGGCCCTGTAGCACTCCTACACCATGCTGCTGCCCAATTTGACCCCGATTCAGGTGGCTGTGGAGCCGGGAGTGCTGGCAGGGGAGGGCAAGTGCCCTGACACACTCCTGTGTGCCTCACAGCCGCCCAATTCAGCACCATTTGGGCCAAATCgggcagctgcagaggcagggagtgCTGCAGGGGGGTGGCAAGCACCCTAGCAtgctcctccacctggcagccacCCAATTCGGCCCCACTGGGGCCAAATCgggcagctgcagaggcaggaagCGCTGCAAGGGGGCAGCAAGCATTGAACTGCGGTGCACAGGAGCACAGAGAGGTAAGCGTGGGGAAGGGGGAGGCACAGCAGCCTCTCGGCAAACCCTATTGCCAAGGACTCACTTTTATCCCCACTAGGGGCATGCAAGCATGCCTGCGCGgggataagaggtgagttgtcaccaatacagcttgcctgtTATATGCCTAGATAAATACCACAACAGTGCTCTggaatataattaattataaagTCTTATAAAAATGTTCTATATACTGAACCCTCTATCACTTGCAAACATCCCATTGGCACCAGCCACTACAGTCTGCCTCCAGGGATTATAAGTCGGCAAACGGGGCTAACgggcaggcagcagtggggaagactatgggccaagctacaagtgacaaatgacacttgaatggcaagtgtatttctccctgttcacttgccctccactcaatccacttgccaggcaagtgtctttcgtcatgtgtagcttggccctatgaggcTGAAAACTTATAGCTACCATTTTGTTATTTTAGGCACTTTGGCTATGAAGCACTTCCTCAAATGGCATGAGATTGCATTTGATTACAGCTTTACAGGTTCTTCTTTGCACAGAACATTACGAAATGTTTGGATCAGAATGCCTGAATACATTTCCTGAATGGAATCAGACTGCATGAACAGATTTCCTGGTAGAGTTTCATTTGACCAAAGTCATCTTTAACATTTTTCTGCCAGGCCAGTAAAGGTCCCCTTTCTAAGCACATGTTGACTTTGAGTGAAGCACAAACTGTTTTAGGGATTGGAATGGCCCCAAGGACTAGTtgattcttcctcttctttctgttCTGATTCTGAAGAGTCGCAAGTTTGAGCTGGACTTGGTCATCCATGTGACTGCACTGATGGGTACAACTAGGACTATAAGTTGTTCCAGATGAATACGTCGGCAAACAGGGCTAATGGTCTAGGTTCCATTCTGtggacctaggcagatcatgagagagagggcaggaagggttgcatcagtgcttggttctcatggcacttcttacatgcccagggtaacgctgatcacaaccttggggtcaggtagcaattttctctggGCCAGTTTGGATGGGGATCCtaatggagttttgccatcttctgggcatggaacaaaggTCActttgtgtgggggggaggtatttgggaatttccttcATTTTGCAGGAGACtgtactagatgaccctagagatccctttcaaccctgtgattctacAAAAGTCTGCCAAAGTCACTACTGTTTACTGTTACAAAGAGATCTTTCAACTTACCCGCTCTCTGTGTCTTTTAACGGGGCATGCTGGGACTGAACCTAGAACCATTTGCCTGCAAAGCTCTACCCCTGAACCACAGCCCAACCCTGCTAGCTCTCGAGCACAGTTTttaagaattaaaacaaaaaattaaaaatgttgctttgggatttaaaaactaaaataaaactaGTGCGCTGCTCCAGAAGTGTTCCGACACCATCCATTTTACTCCCAAACAAACCATAGTCTGAAGTGGGAGGGAGAAATGGCAAAAATCACACCCCCACAAATGGAAAGCCTAATCCGGGGGAGGAATTGTGTAGCTGAATACATGTCATTCTCATCGAAATCAGTACTGTATAAAACCTGCTTTACAGTGTTTACAGTAACAACACTAGGGCATTCACTAGGGCATTGTAAAATAcgaatactaataataataacattcaatttatatactgcccttcaggacaacttaacgcacactcagagcagtttacaaagtgtgttattatcctcatgacaatcgccctgtgaggtggatggggctgagagagctctgagagagctgtgacacccaaggtcacccagctggcttcaagtggaggagtagggaatcaaacccggttctccagattagagtcccgtgctcttaaccactacacattaTTCAGCAATCTTTGACTGTTATATTAGATGAATTGCCCCTTTCTTATTCCGGCAGTGGGGAGGGTGAGTCAAAAAGCAAGGATGCAAGGAACCTGTTTGGAGTATATGAGGCAATAGGATGAAACTGCATGGCCTTCTTTCCCCAACTAGGCCCAAGCTTTGGAAGAAGTGAGAGAAAGGGAGGAATGCATCCACTTTGTTGGACTCCCagtttccacacagtttaccttgttccgaaaaacagtgaaatctcacgcgagaagatgctgttatcacgcgaaatctcgtgagaagacgctgttatcatgctagaagacgtgataacagagtcttctcgcgagatttcgcacgagatttcgctgttttccagaacaaggtaagctgtgtggaaacggcccatttgTAACCAGATGgggttagggctttttttctgggcaaagaggtggtggaactctcaagagggaaatgaagggaactgatctctgtctggaggtcaggggcagggccatcagTCACATGAGTATTttcgagaggtgccagaacttggttccactgagttccagctgaaaaaagccctggccaaagGCGACTGCTACTTCCTGTGCCATGGACTACGATGCCACTGAAGGATGAGAAGTGTAGAAAATAAGAGCAAAAAGATGAAGAATGCTGATAGAATGAATCAAAGAATGAGATGCTGATATTCTTCTTTAGCATCTGTTCCTGACCTATATTTCCTAGAATGTAGAAGCTGTTGTGGTGAGTGGTAGACCAAAAGTTGAGATTGTGGCTGGAGAGGAAATTGTGGAAAAGAAAtacaggaagaagaggagatgccAGATGAGGGGTCATGTAGGAAAGGAGAACTGTAACAAGAAGGGGGAAGACTGTAGTCGTCCTCCAAAACACCACCAGCATGCTGGGGGAATTTCACAGACCTTCAGCTAGTTAGCCCAATAGTAACAACCAACTTACCACCACAGTAAGCATTGCACCCATTGGATTTTCTGCCCTTCTGAGTGGAGCACCACCAACGGCTGTTTATCTGGAAAATCCCATAATTTCTGCCGCCATCAGGGTTGCGACCCCCTAGAGACTTTGTGTTGAATCTGCTCCCATAAAACGCTAAACAGATCcctggaaaaaaacaaagcagGAAATGGATTATAaaggggggagtgggtgggtcaTTTAATGCGGAGACTGTTCCATTTtcgtgaacaaattgaaattgttcaaataATCTGATATACAAAAGTTCAAgttgggaacccacaaggacttgttgGGGTCACTTCCATTTCACCCTGAATCATATTGTtcacattattttctctttctctcttcctggcagctcccatatcctctctcccttcccaaccaacataccttttatctcctcccttcctttcagcattatttattatatttatacttcatttacaccccaccattctccccaatgggacccaaagcaccttatatcagttggtgtattggttaagaaaagtgggactctaaactggagaactaggtttgactccccgctcctccacttgaagccagctgggtaaccttgggtcagtcacagctctctcagccccacccacctcacagggtattttgttgtggggataatactaacatactttgtaaaccactctgagtggccgttaagttatcctgaagggacaactgttgttctgaagggtggtatataaatcgaatactgttgttgttgtttgtttgttgttgttgttgtttataccCTACCTGTCCCcccaatagagacccaaagcagtttgcataattctcctcttctttactttatcctcacaacaatcccgcaaggtaggttaagctgaaagtgtgtaactatgactggcccaagatcatccagcaagcttccatggcagaaagggGATTTCAACCTGCGTCTCCCAAATCATCGTCCGACACTCTCACTgcttcatcacactggctctcagttttccctcccccaccactcCTCTCCAGCAACCTCTCCCTAGGAAACATCCGGCCAAGCTGCAAAAGTTATGCAGGAACAAGTTGTTTGCATGAGACATGTAACGGCCACGGCCAGAGTCAGCCAAATCACTCAAGTTGAGCAATGGTTGTGGCTAAGGACTAGGGGAGCTGCACGGCATCGAGTCTTCCAGCAGTCACTTGCCAGACATGGGCGAGTTGCACAAACTGCATAGCTGTGATTTGCCCAAGCTGCTTGTGTGGTAGCTGTTGTTGCATAGTAGCAAGATGCCAGGTGGACACTGCCAGGCTTGGGGAAGCCATGCAAGTTTTAGGGCAGTGAGTTATATATGACCTTTGCCATTACTGTCCCCATGTCATAGTGCCTTTTGAAAGCATTCAGAAATGACATATATACACGCTATAAAAATAGAATGCAGAATTCTAAGAGAACACAGGAAATTtgcaaggaagaagaaagaaaaaagcaaactcaCAATCCCCTATGGTGGTTCCATAATATCCATCCATGTCCCCTTTTTTCAGAAACCAAGTTAGTTCACATCTGTCTAACCTTTTGGCTTCATTTACTGAGATAAGTAATAACAGAAAGGCCACGAAACCCTGATTCTTCATGTCTGCAGCTCTTTGGAGTACTAAGAATGTGTTTGCCCAAGTCTCCATTGGCTTTTATACCCAGACCTCTGGAATAGAAATGATATTGACACGCTGATTAGTTTCCTGGGACTATTTCAGGTACTAATTTCAGAGTCATTTTCTGGTTTATGGAGAAAGTGGTTAAAAAATTGACTGAAAGATAGAAAGTGTGTTTGAATGAATTAGATCACCTAAGAGTTATTTTGTGCCTTAACTATTGAAAGGGATAGTTTTTATAGAACCCTCCCCTGTGCAATAATAAGCTTTTCTGACTTCTCTGCATATTGCAGAAGTTTCAGGGGAATGGTCTAGATATACCAGTCATGATCGAGAGATCTGACTCCTCCTCACAGGCAAAGAAGCCGGAAACGGTTGCTGTTCCATGCTCTAAATATTTTCTACATAAAGAGAAGCTATTTTGAATATAAAATggctcttttttccttctaaatTCTAAGCATTAATAGTTTGGTGTATGGTGGGTGGGTGAACATTCCTAGAATAAAGAAACAATTTCTAATTTTTATCTTCCAAGAGAAATTTGGCCGTTTACTCATCCTGAATCTTTCACCCCCttcaaaatagtgaagagtccagtagcatctttaagactaaccaactttattgtagcataagctttcgagaaccacagctctctttgtcagacgcaaagtcttaaaggtgctactggactctttactattttgcaactacagactaacacggctaactcctctggatctatcaccccCTTCAGGACACACATTAAAAGTGGGGTGCATAGGCCATATTTGTCCTGACTATCATAGCCCACAGCCACTTGGAATCTGGATGGGGGACCTTCTTTGTTGTTCTTCCTTGGCAACTTGGCAGATTTTCTTGAGTATGGTGCTGACATTTTCCTGCAACCCTTCCACCTTCATCTGGCAGAATCTATGAAGTATGTagcaggtgacactgagagatctctgtcttttggtgctacacctctgaagatgccagccacagctgctggcgaaacgtcaggaactacaatgccaagaccacagcaatacagcccggaaaacccacaacaaccatatgtagCAGGTGATGATCACTTCTAACACCAGATTCACCTACATAATTAGAGTCTCAAAAGGCATTGCCATATTGCTTTAAGGATTCCAAAGGTACACTCCACAGGGATGCAGCaatagctgggaattcagagaacctgctacactttTAATTCTGACATTAGATCAATGCATCAATATGAAACTGATGATTAaaataaaattgcaaaagccctggagACATGAAGGGGCACTTCTAGCACCAGAAAAATCAGggcagtttgaaaagcacatagccgcTGCTGCTCTTGGTGCTGTGCCAACAGAGGTTGGTCTTTGCTCAGCTAGTGCTGATTTCAGCCTGGCAGGCACTCTCCAGTTTGGATGGGGAGACCATAGGTATGGGCAGTGGAGCTGCTGCCCTTTTAGACTTCCTCATGCAAAAACTTccacatgtgttcattttcaatctagtTTTAAAAACTGACCCTTATATCAGTCTATCAATATAAGGGGCTAtagatacttttttaaaagatagggtgctgtgacatcactgatgatatCACCAATGgtgacagcaccctcacttgaaaatcctgattatttaaagcATGTGCAGATCAAAATAATCCTACTTCGCAACTGTAAAAATTCAAAGGGAAGGCAATGCATGAAAGAACTGTACCCAAATCAATTCTAATGCTTGGGGATTAACTGCTAAGAAAATAGGgaataaattgggggggggaagccccaggtaagcttgaaattgtaaaacaagaaatggaacatttaaacatcaTAATTCTGGGGGTGAGTGAACAGAAGTGGACTGGATTAGGACATTATAGGTCAGAAAATTGCAAAATGTTTTACCCTGGAAAGGACAAACTCAAAAGAGTATGAtatacattctagctgtatctgaagaagtaagctgtgtctcacaaaagctcataccctacaataaattttgttagtcttataggtgctagtgaTCTCTTACTCTTTTCAAAAGACATGGTGTTGCTCTAAAAGAGAGGCGAGTTGTAGTACAAAcaatcaggaactataatgcagATTCTGACCAAATAACATTAATCAGACTCGAAGGAAGGCCTGTCAACATATCCATCATTCAAGCTTACGCCCAAATCAtcgatgctgaagaggaagaaattgaaaattgTTGTGTAAGTGTACAGGAAGAAACTGATCATACACCAAAACAAgatgtgctgataatcataggtaacTGGAACACAAAAGTAGGGGAAAGAGCCGAATGAAATATTGCTGGAAAATATGGACTAGGATCACGGAATGAAGCAGAAGTGACTCACAGAAGCcaacaatttgttcattgcaaacgcatgcttcaggcaactgtatgtgtggaaatcaccaggtggcCAATTCAGGAATCAAACAGATAACATAATCAGAAGCGGAAGATGGAGATGCTCTATTCTGTATGCTAAAACAAGACTAGGACCTGACTATAGTACAGATCACTAATTGTTAATATTAATAAAGCTGAATAGAAATGCTAAAAGAACCACAGTGTCAAAATTTAAATAACTATccagaagaatttaaagacagaTTTGCATTATGAAATTGAATTGATCaggaagaactgtgggctgaaactgGAGTTATTATAAAGGAAGAATGTACAAAAGACAATGACAGCCTTTGCACCTGTCAGATTTCCTGCAGAAGTTTCCATTTGTGGCAAAAAAAATGTGTGAAGCTGCACTACTTCTCCAGTCCACGGGTGGCGCTGTTGCGGTGGCAGTGTTGTGGTAGTACAAACACGTGACTTCTGTATAGCTTAAACAGAAATGTTGGCTGCACTTCCGAGGTTGGCCACCGGGGGtgcagtgtgcaagcttttatgAAAATTCAGTTGTAATAACTCTGAtggtattaacctcatactgtgtaatccgccttaagtctcagtgagaaatgcggactataaatgacgtaaatgaatgaatgaatgaatctctTAAAACTGCTAAttatagacaagaagcaaaagtaaaaggtgacaaaaatagaatcagaattccaaatgcagCTTTTCATCAACAAAGAGAACTATTATCATAACCATGGCAGTGAAAcaaaagagaacaacaaaaaaggaagagcaAAAGATCTGTTCCGCAAGAGCCAGAAAATCAAAGGAAAATGCAAAGCACAGGTAGGGATGCCGAACAATCAACATGGAAATATAGAGcaagagcacctataagactaagaaaatttgtgatagggtatgagatttcgtgagccacagctcacttcttcagatacaactagaaagCTCTTAAGCTGTGACTTAGTAAACAAAAAATTCTGTTTAGGTTATGTTGAATGCCACAGAAACTTTTTATTCAAGGACTAGGTACAGTGTCTAACTACATGAACTCTAACTTACAGGacacatctcttaagcatatgtttTGGAAATGCCAGCTATTTGATCTTTTGAGGAGGACATTATTACTCATAATAATTTTGTAATAGAATACTcattgatttttgaggatgtttatgtacttttaaattgcCTGCTGGTAACCTAGAACTTAATTGGTGGTCAACAAAAATTGACCATGCCATTACCATAGCCCAAAGACCTGCATTACAGAGAAATGCATTACAGACAAAAGACTTGCATTAcagacaaatgcccacctcccataatTCAGTGGAATGTATGACATATAGACAACAATTGTGGAAGGActtgtttttagatatttag encodes:
- the LOC129346496 gene encoding lysozyme C, milk isozyme-like; amino-acid sequence: MKNQGFVAFLLLLISVNEAKRLDRCELTWFLKKGDMDGYYGTTIGDWICLAFYGSRFNTKSLGGRNPDGGRNYGIFQINSRWWCSTQKGRKSNGCNAYCGDFIDDDIRDDIACVKIIAREASGLDAWYLWRRNCKGKNLSRWTRGCEF